In the genome of Ralstonia pickettii DTP0602, one region contains:
- a CDS encoding C4-dicarboxylate ABC transporter substrate-binding protein encodes MPRPNPALRRSQKAPMTPGRRRLVITGAIMLVAALGWGVEVVLEPAIQRTIVITTGADKGIYRGFADRYAPLLKRDGITLDIRNSAGSVENYARLTDPGSEYDVGFIQSGTTTPTEADHLQTISAVAYEPIWVFYRGKATIDRLAQLSGKRISIGVPGSGLLNVSRVLLNHSGVNASNSMLLEMDATQAYQRLLGGQLDAAFFIGRPDADMQQKLLNSDLKLMNFAQADALVQRFPSLSKLTFPRASTSISKDLPQADVTLLAATGLLVSKDTLHPALVYLLLEATKSVHGGEDYFTRLGTFPNLNTSEFPISDESTRYFKSGRPFLQRYLPFWLASFIERRLLILLPFMALLLGLLQALPRMIEARYKKRLVVWYHEIKALEDEIWRNGEPTTEQVAQWRDEIENIDAHASQIRLPQRYFQDVYALKQAIGVVRDRISQAAAKVKTSLGDRIPDQ; translated from the coding sequence ATGCCCAGGCCCAACCCAGCGCTCCGACGCAGCCAGAAGGCGCCCATGACACCGGGGCGCCGGCGGCTTGTGATCACTGGCGCCATCATGCTGGTCGCTGCCTTGGGCTGGGGAGTGGAGGTCGTCCTCGAACCCGCTATCCAGCGCACCATCGTAATCACAACCGGCGCGGACAAGGGCATCTACCGCGGCTTTGCAGATCGCTATGCCCCTCTCCTCAAACGCGACGGCATCACACTTGATATCCGCAACTCCGCCGGATCCGTCGAGAATTATGCGAGGCTGACGGATCCCGGCAGCGAATACGACGTCGGCTTCATCCAGTCAGGCACCACCACCCCGACGGAAGCCGACCACCTGCAGACCATTTCCGCAGTTGCCTACGAACCGATCTGGGTGTTCTATCGTGGCAAGGCCACGATAGACCGGCTGGCACAGCTAAGCGGCAAGCGGATCTCGATCGGCGTACCCGGCAGCGGCCTGCTGAATGTCTCGCGCGTATTGCTCAACCATAGTGGCGTCAACGCGAGCAACAGCATGCTGCTGGAAATGGACGCTACCCAGGCCTATCAACGCCTCCTCGGTGGCCAGCTCGACGCCGCCTTCTTCATCGGGAGGCCGGATGCCGACATGCAGCAGAAGCTGCTGAACAGCGACCTGAAGCTGATGAATTTCGCTCAGGCCGACGCCCTGGTGCAGAGGTTTCCCTCTCTTTCCAAGCTCACATTCCCGCGCGCATCGACCAGTATCTCCAAGGATCTTCCGCAAGCGGATGTCACGCTGCTGGCCGCCACGGGCCTGCTGGTCTCCAAGGACACCCTCCACCCTGCCCTGGTCTACCTGTTGTTGGAGGCAACCAAGTCCGTCCATGGCGGCGAGGACTACTTCACGCGGCTGGGCACGTTTCCCAACCTGAATACGAGCGAGTTTCCGATCTCGGACGAAAGCACGCGCTACTTCAAGTCCGGACGCCCCTTCCTGCAGCGCTACCTCCCTTTCTGGCTCGCCAGCTTCATCGAACGGCGCCTGCTGATCCTGCTGCCCTTCATGGCTTTGCTGCTCGGCTTGCTGCAGGCATTGCCGCGCATGATAGAGGCGCGGTACAAGAAGCGGCTTGTAGTCTGGTACCACGAGATCAAGGCGCTGGAAGATGAAATCTGGAGAAACGGCGAGCCGACCACAGAGCAGGTGGCGCAATGGCGCGACGAGATCGAGAACATCGACGCGCACGCGAGCCAGATACGGCTGCCGCAGCGCTACTTCCAGGATGTCTACGCCCTCAAGCAGGCGATTGGCGTCGTCCGAGACCGGATTTCCCAGGCAGCCGCGAAGGTCAAGACGTCCCTCGGCGACCGAATACCGGACCAATAG
- a CDS encoding hypothetical protein (K07039: K07039; uncharacterized protein): MEPVLMNPRSSQPLSFDELAHLAALLDTIGAMNIEMLDGYFTALICGPDMVLPCEYLPEVCGAESSFNTDEQVSDIRSLLMRHWNAIAAELHSTLKEQNVYLPILIERDDGVAPGNDWAHGFMRGVQMRSGSWNHLIHDENHCGSMLAIMILHYEHDPDPQMRPPPIPPEKREALLELIIAGLTHVYRYFEPYRQARARTGSSRNAVQWSANRVE, encoded by the coding sequence ATGGAGCCAGTTCTGATGAATCCGAGATCCAGCCAGCCTCTCTCATTTGACGAGCTCGCTCACCTTGCCGCATTGCTCGACACCATCGGCGCGATGAACATCGAAATGCTCGACGGCTACTTCACAGCATTGATTTGCGGGCCCGACATGGTGCTGCCGTGCGAGTACTTGCCTGAGGTGTGCGGTGCGGAGTCTTCTTTCAACACTGATGAGCAGGTCTCAGACATCCGTAGCCTGCTGATGCGTCACTGGAACGCGATCGCCGCGGAATTGCACAGTACTCTGAAGGAGCAGAACGTATATCTGCCGATCTTGATCGAACGGGATGATGGTGTCGCGCCCGGCAACGATTGGGCACACGGGTTCATGCGTGGCGTACAAATGCGCTCGGGAAGCTGGAATCACCTGATCCATGACGAGAATCACTGTGGCTCGATGCTAGCGATCATGATCCTGCACTACGAACATGATCCGGATCCCCAGATGCGACCACCACCTATCCCTCCCGAGAAGCGCGAAGCGTTGCTGGAATTGATAATCGCTGGGCTCACCCATGTCTACCGCTACTTCGAGCCGTATCGACAGGCACGAGCTCGTACAGGCTCATCTCGCAATGCTGTGCAGTGGTCCGCAAATCGCGTGGAATGA
- a CDS encoding hydroxymethylglutaryl-CoA lyase (K02864: RP-L10, MRPL10, rplJ; large subunit ribosomal protein L10) — MQRSTSPRIPAGFPTHVKVVEVGPRDGLQNERQYVPASIKVDLINRLGRSGLTAIESASFVSPKWVPQMADGHEVMHTIDRVPGTTYSALTPNMKGFESAMLAGAEEVVIFGAASEAFSNRNINCSIEESIRRFAPVAIAAKAAGVRLRASVSCALGCPYQGDVRIDAVRDVVARFADLGCDEIDIADTIGVGTPGRVQEVMDAAASAFRLDGLAGHFHDTYGQALANILASLEVGVSTFHSSVAGLGGCPYAAGATGNVATEDLLYLLHGLGIETGISLDAIVEAGAFISEALGRPNLSRVGSALLAKRANLFGTSG; from the coding sequence ATGCAACGCTCCACTTCCCCACGCATCCCTGCCGGCTTTCCAACACACGTCAAAGTCGTCGAGGTCGGGCCACGGGATGGCCTGCAGAATGAACGTCAGTATGTACCCGCCAGCATCAAGGTTGATCTCATCAACCGCCTTGGACGTAGCGGACTGACCGCCATCGAAAGCGCATCCTTCGTCTCTCCGAAATGGGTCCCTCAGATGGCAGACGGACATGAGGTCATGCATACCATCGACCGTGTTCCAGGCACGACGTACTCCGCTCTCACGCCAAATATGAAGGGCTTTGAAAGCGCGATGCTGGCCGGCGCCGAAGAGGTCGTCATCTTCGGCGCTGCCAGCGAGGCTTTCTCAAATCGGAACATCAACTGCTCGATCGAGGAATCCATCCGGCGCTTTGCGCCGGTAGCCATCGCGGCAAAAGCAGCCGGCGTGCGACTGCGAGCGAGTGTCTCTTGCGCCTTGGGTTGCCCATACCAGGGGGACGTTCGCATCGATGCCGTTCGGGACGTAGTGGCTCGCTTCGCAGACCTGGGCTGCGATGAAATCGACATTGCCGACACCATTGGCGTCGGTACGCCAGGGCGAGTCCAGGAAGTTATGGACGCGGCCGCCAGCGCGTTCCGGTTGGATGGCCTCGCGGGTCATTTCCATGACACGTATGGCCAGGCACTGGCAAACATTCTCGCCAGCCTTGAGGTCGGCGTCAGTACATTTCATTCCTCCGTCGCCGGGCTCGGCGGCTGCCCCTATGCCGCCGGTGCAACGGGTAATGTCGCCACCGAGGACTTGCTTTATCTCCTGCACGGGCTGGGAATCGAAACCGGCATCAGTCTCGACGCAATTGTGGAAGCAGGAGCGTTCATATCCGAAGCATTGGGACGACCAAACCTATCGCGTGTCGGAAGCGCTCTATTGGCCAAACGTGCCAACCTTTTCGGCACCTCCGGCTGA
- a CDS encoding hypothetical protein (K01692: paaF, echA; enoyl-CoA hydratase [EC:4.2.1.17]) — translation MSYTTLSLARDEHIARVTLNRPDVRNAFNDILISELTSVFNALSEAEDIRAVVLAASGTAFCAGADLNWMKKMAGYSREENFDDAKKLASMLHTIWTFQKPVIAAVQGDTYAGGMGLVAACDIAIAANHANFCLSEARIGLIPATIGPYVVRAMGEQAARRYFVTAERFDASQALRLGFVHEMVAPDALDAKVAEIAKTLAANSPAAVRESKRLVQNIAGRPMSLNLINETAELIAAVRSSTEGREGVSAFLEKRKPSWFAAA, via the coding sequence ATGAGCTATACAACCCTTTCCCTGGCCCGCGATGAGCACATTGCACGGGTAACGTTAAATCGACCCGACGTTCGCAATGCTTTCAACGACATCCTGATTTCCGAACTGACCAGCGTGTTCAACGCCCTGTCGGAAGCCGAGGACATTCGTGCCGTTGTGCTTGCTGCCAGTGGCACTGCCTTTTGCGCAGGCGCCGACCTGAACTGGATGAAGAAGATGGCAGGCTACTCTCGCGAAGAGAACTTCGACGATGCCAAGAAACTTGCCAGCATGCTCCATACGATCTGGACTTTCCAGAAGCCAGTCATCGCGGCGGTCCAGGGTGACACCTATGCGGGCGGAATGGGGCTGGTCGCCGCCTGCGACATCGCGATTGCGGCGAATCATGCAAATTTCTGCCTTTCCGAAGCGCGAATCGGCCTGATACCCGCCACCATCGGGCCATATGTGGTCCGTGCAATGGGCGAGCAGGCGGCGCGCCGATACTTCGTCACTGCCGAGCGGTTCGATGCGTCGCAGGCGCTCCGACTCGGATTCGTGCACGAGATGGTCGCACCTGATGCGCTGGATGCGAAGGTTGCCGAGATCGCGAAGACGCTGGCCGCAAACAGCCCCGCCGCGGTGCGCGAAAGCAAGCGTCTGGTCCAGAATATCGCTGGCCGGCCCATGAGCCTCAATCTCATCAACGAAACCGCGGAATTGATCGCAGCGGTCCGTTCCAGCACAGAGGGTCGCGAAGGTGTGAGCGCCTTCCTCGAAAAACGCAAGCCGTCCTGGTTCGCGGCCGCTTAA
- a CDS encoding 3-hydroxyacyl-CoA dehydrogenase (K01782: fadJ; 3-hydroxyacyl-CoA dehydrogenase / enoyl-CoA hydratase / 3-hydroxybutyryl-CoA epimerase [EC:1.1.1.35 4.2.1.17 5.1.2.3]): MQAPIQYHKSADGIVTLTFDAPEQSVNTMSDAMRQCFADMVTRLEAEKDDIAGVILTSAKETFFAGGDLNRLYKMQPADAQGLFDATERGKNTLRRLETLGKPVVAALNGTALGGGFEIALACHHRIALNKPKVQFGLPEATLGLMPGAGGVVRLTRLLGLAASQPYLQDCKLMSPAEAVKAGLVHALADSRQALLDAASAWIIGHPASAQPWDAKGYVPPGGWTDADGTKRWISTAAATVRAKTKGCYPAPEAILCASVEGMQVDFDTASRIETRYFIQLVTGKVSKNILRTFWFRANEIKSGAQRPQGVPKGKIGTLAVLGAGMMGKGIAYVAATRGIDVWVKDATLAQAAGARDAADKLLAKREEKGEIDAARRREIVERIRPVERFEDLSHVDLVIEAVPENPALKAEITRSAEPLLADQAFWASNTSTLPITGLAEASGRPDRFIGLHFFSPVHRMQLVEVIKGERTSKETLAHALDFVMQLGKTPIVVNDSRGFFTSRVFSTFTREGVAMLGEGQDPAAIEAAAAFAGFPVGPLAVLDEVSLSLSYNNRLETLAAHAAEGRPLPAHPADAVMERMLDEFGRKGRVAGGGFYDYPVEGGKVFWSGLARHFLHPDEQFPPQDKQDRLLFSMALESVRILEEGVLDSAGDGDIGSVLGIGFPRWTGGVFQFLNQYGLDKAVARATYLAEHYGERFAPPRLLKDKAARGEQF; encoded by the coding sequence ATGCAAGCCCCAATCCAGTACCACAAGTCCGCCGACGGCATCGTCACCCTAACCTTCGACGCGCCGGAACAAAGCGTCAACACCATGTCCGACGCCATGCGGCAATGCTTTGCCGACATGGTGACCCGCCTGGAAGCGGAGAAAGACGATATCGCCGGCGTCATCCTGACGTCCGCCAAGGAAACCTTCTTCGCCGGCGGCGACCTGAACCGCCTCTACAAGATGCAGCCCGCCGACGCGCAGGGGCTGTTCGATGCGACTGAGCGCGGCAAGAACACCCTGCGCCGGCTCGAAACGCTAGGCAAGCCGGTGGTGGCCGCGCTCAACGGCACCGCGCTGGGCGGTGGCTTCGAGATCGCGCTGGCCTGCCACCATCGCATCGCGCTGAACAAGCCCAAGGTCCAGTTCGGCCTGCCCGAAGCCACGCTCGGCCTGATGCCGGGCGCCGGCGGCGTGGTGCGCCTCACCCGCCTGCTCGGCCTGGCCGCGAGCCAGCCGTACCTCCAGGACTGCAAGCTGATGTCGCCCGCCGAGGCCGTCAAGGCCGGCCTGGTCCACGCGCTGGCCGATTCGCGGCAAGCGCTGCTTGACGCAGCGAGCGCCTGGATCATCGGCCATCCTGCGAGCGCCCAGCCCTGGGACGCCAAGGGTTATGTGCCGCCGGGCGGCTGGACGGATGCGGACGGCACGAAGCGCTGGATCTCTACCGCCGCCGCCACCGTGCGAGCCAAGACCAAGGGCTGTTACCCCGCGCCTGAAGCCATCCTGTGCGCCTCGGTCGAAGGCATGCAAGTGGACTTCGATACCGCCAGCCGCATCGAGACGCGCTACTTCATCCAACTCGTTACCGGAAAGGTATCGAAGAACATCCTGCGCACCTTCTGGTTCCGCGCCAACGAGATCAAGTCGGGCGCGCAGCGCCCGCAGGGCGTCCCCAAGGGCAAGATTGGCACGCTGGCCGTGCTGGGCGCGGGCATGATGGGTAAGGGCATTGCCTACGTGGCCGCAACACGCGGCATCGACGTGTGGGTCAAGGACGCGACCCTGGCGCAGGCCGCCGGCGCGCGCGATGCCGCCGACAAGCTGCTCGCCAAGCGCGAAGAGAAGGGCGAGATCGATGCCGCCCGCCGCCGCGAGATCGTGGAGCGCATCCGCCCGGTGGAGCGCTTTGAAGACCTGTCCCACGTCGACCTGGTCATTGAAGCCGTGCCCGAGAACCCTGCGCTGAAGGCCGAGATCACGCGGTCTGCGGAGCCGCTGTTGGCCGACCAGGCGTTCTGGGCATCGAACACGTCCACGCTGCCGATCACGGGCCTGGCCGAGGCGTCCGGGCGCCCGGACCGCTTCATCGGCCTGCATTTCTTTTCGCCGGTGCACCGCATGCAGCTGGTGGAGGTGATCAAGGGCGAGCGCACGTCAAAGGAGACGCTGGCCCACGCGCTGGACTTCGTCATGCAGCTCGGCAAGACCCCGATCGTCGTCAACGACAGCCGGGGCTTCTTCACCAGCCGTGTGTTCAGCACCTTCACGCGCGAGGGCGTGGCAATGCTGGGTGAAGGCCAGGACCCGGCCGCAATCGAGGCAGCGGCCGCGTTTGCCGGTTTTCCCGTGGGACCGCTCGCGGTGCTGGACGAAGTCAGTCTGAGCCTCTCCTACAACAACAGGCTTGAGACGCTCGCAGCGCATGCAGCCGAAGGCCGGCCCCTTCCTGCGCACCCGGCAGACGCAGTGATGGAGCGCATGCTCGACGAATTCGGCCGCAAGGGTCGCGTGGCCGGCGGCGGCTTCTACGACTACCCGGTTGAGGGCGGCAAGGTGTTCTGGAGCGGACTGGCGCGCCATTTCCTGCACCCCGACGAGCAGTTCCCGCCGCAGGACAAGCAGGACCGGCTTCTGTTCTCCATGGCGCTGGAATCGGTGCGCATCCTGGAGGAAGGCGTGCTCGACAGTGCGGGCGACGGCGACATCGGCTCGGTGCTTGGCATCGGCTTTCCGCGCTGGACGGGTGGCGTGTTCCAGTTCCTCAACCAGTACGGGCTGGACAAGGCCGTGGCACGCGCCACGTACCTGGCCGAACACTATGGCGAGCGCTTCGCGCCGCCACGACTGCTGAAGGACAAGGCAGCCCGCGGCGAACAGTTCTGA
- a CDS encoding acetyl-CoA acetyltransferase (Catalyzes the synthesis of acetoacetyl coenzyme A from two molecules of acetyl coenzyme A. It can also act as a thiolase, catalyzing the reverse reaction and generating two-carbon units from the four-carbon product of fatty acid oxidation~K00626: E2.3.1.9, atoB; acetyl-CoA C-acetyltransferase [EC:2.3.1.9]), translated as MTDAFIFDAVRTPRGKGKPGAGALYEVKPIDLVVTLLEALRQRHDLDPARVDDLIMGISSAVGDQGSCLPRIAALSAPRGWTQVPGMALQRFCGAGLEAINIAAEKIRSGWHDLIAAGGVESMSRLGLGASGGAWIYDPATSLRIAYVPQGFSADMVAALHGFCRKQLDEYALRSQALAAAARREGHFARSLVPMRDASGLLVLDHDEYIREETTSASLASLKPAFGGPAGAANALVARQRYPELDHIDAVHTAGNSSGIVDGAGLVLIGSERIGQELGLRPRARILGTGLASVEATLMLTGPVPATQKALAKAGLHADQIDLFEVNEAFAAVPLHFVKTLGVPLQKINVNGGSIAMGHPIGATGAIIVGTLLDELERRQQRYGVATLCVAGGMGVATVIERL; from the coding sequence ATGACCGACGCATTCATCTTTGACGCAGTGCGCACCCCGCGCGGGAAAGGTAAGCCCGGCGCTGGCGCGCTGTATGAGGTTAAGCCGATTGATCTTGTCGTCACATTGCTGGAGGCGCTGCGCCAGCGCCACGATCTGGATCCAGCGCGCGTGGATGATCTCATCATGGGCATCAGCTCGGCCGTCGGCGACCAGGGCTCCTGCCTGCCCCGCATCGCTGCCCTGAGCGCGCCGCGCGGCTGGACCCAGGTGCCCGGCATGGCACTGCAGCGCTTCTGCGGCGCCGGCCTGGAAGCCATCAATATCGCCGCGGAGAAGATTCGCTCTGGCTGGCATGACCTGATCGCCGCCGGCGGCGTGGAGTCGATGTCGCGCCTGGGCCTCGGCGCCTCCGGCGGGGCCTGGATCTACGACCCGGCCACCAGCCTGAGGATCGCCTATGTGCCGCAGGGGTTCAGCGCCGACATGGTCGCCGCGCTGCATGGCTTTTGCCGCAAACAGCTGGACGAGTACGCGCTGCGCTCGCAGGCGCTCGCCGCCGCGGCCCGGCGCGAGGGGCATTTTGCGCGCTCGCTGGTACCGATGCGCGATGCCAGCGGGCTGTTGGTGCTGGACCACGACGAATACATTCGCGAAGAAACCACCTCGGCCTCGCTGGCGTCGCTCAAGCCGGCCTTTGGCGGCCCAGCTGGCGCAGCCAACGCCCTGGTGGCCCGCCAGCGCTATCCGGAACTCGACCATATCGATGCCGTGCACACCGCCGGCAATTCCTCGGGGATCGTCGATGGTGCCGGCCTGGTGCTGATCGGCAGCGAGCGCATCGGGCAGGAGCTTGGCCTGCGCCCGCGCGCGCGCATCCTGGGCACGGGCCTGGCGTCGGTGGAAGCCACGCTGATGCTGACCGGCCCGGTGCCGGCCACGCAGAAGGCGCTGGCCAAGGCCGGCCTGCATGCCGACCAGATCGACCTGTTCGAGGTCAATGAAGCCTTTGCCGCGGTGCCGCTGCATTTTGTCAAGACACTCGGGGTGCCGCTGCAGAAGATCAACGTCAATGGCGGTTCCATCGCCATGGGCCATCCGATCGGCGCTACCGGCGCGATCATCGTCGGCACCCTGCTCGATGAACTGGAACGCCGGCAGCAGCGCTACGGCGTGGCCACGCTGTGCGTGGCCGGTGGCATGGGCGTGGCCACGGTCATTGAACGCCTCTGA
- a CDS encoding hypothetical protein (K01913: E6.2.1.-; [EC:6.2.1.-]), which yields METLQTVDRLAHWAQVQPDQAAVRLTDGQATLTLTYGELDARANLVAQWLIGAGLKEGEGIALLMENHPAMFALAWGARRAGLYYTPVSVHLNPSEVEYILRDCGARLLVATRKTADLAAATGEGWTGDKYLLDGEAPGFLSFAQALAGYDTGTPLPERAVGRDFLYSSGTTGKPKGIRRPLVPFADRFGDAYDAVVWREFFQFGRDTVYLTMAPLYHAAPMRSVMRNIDWGGENIVSSRFDAEQALRLIVQYRVTHSQWVPTMMIRLLALPDAVREQADLSSMRVAIHAAAPCPPDVKQRMIDWWGKVWYEYYGGSEGIGLTGVDSEQWLRRPGTVGPALLGNIHIKDEAGQQVPVGQQGRIWFSGAPRFAYHNDPQKTADAYDAQGCATFGDIGHVDEDGYLYLSGRRTDLILSGGVNIYPQEIENLLATYPGVADVAVIGVPHPEFGEAVKAVVELQPAQQPTPELAAAILDFCRQHISHVKCPRSVDFVTALPRLENGKLYKRLLINQYAAAAASSAAAAS from the coding sequence ATGGAGACACTACAGACCGTGGACCGGCTTGCCCATTGGGCGCAGGTCCAACCCGACCAGGCCGCCGTACGGCTGACCGACGGGCAGGCGACATTGACCCTGACCTACGGTGAACTCGATGCGCGCGCCAACCTGGTCGCGCAATGGCTGATCGGTGCTGGCTTGAAGGAGGGCGAGGGGATCGCGCTGCTGATGGAGAACCACCCGGCCATGTTCGCCCTGGCCTGGGGCGCACGGCGCGCGGGACTCTACTACACGCCAGTGAGCGTGCACCTGAACCCTTCGGAGGTGGAATACATCCTGCGCGACTGCGGTGCCAGGCTGCTGGTCGCCACGCGCAAGACGGCGGATCTGGCTGCCGCCACCGGCGAGGGCTGGACCGGCGACAAGTACCTGCTCGACGGCGAAGCGCCCGGCTTCCTGTCCTTTGCTCAAGCCCTTGCCGGCTATGACACCGGCACGCCCCTGCCCGAGCGTGCGGTGGGACGCGACTTCCTTTACTCCTCCGGCACCACCGGCAAGCCCAAGGGCATCCGGCGCCCGCTGGTGCCGTTCGCCGACCGCTTCGGCGACGCCTATGACGCCGTGGTCTGGCGCGAATTCTTCCAGTTTGGCCGTGACACCGTCTACCTGACCATGGCACCGCTCTATCACGCGGCGCCCATGCGCAGCGTGATGCGCAATATCGACTGGGGTGGCGAGAATATCGTGTCAAGCCGCTTCGACGCCGAACAGGCGTTGCGGCTGATCGTGCAGTACCGCGTCACGCACAGCCAGTGGGTGCCGACCATGATGATCCGCCTGCTGGCGCTGCCCGACGCAGTGAGGGAGCAGGCCGACCTGTCGAGCATGCGGGTGGCGATCCATGCCGCCGCGCCGTGCCCGCCCGACGTCAAGCAGCGCATGATCGACTGGTGGGGCAAGGTCTGGTACGAGTACTACGGCGGCTCCGAGGGCATCGGCCTGACCGGCGTCGACAGCGAGCAGTGGCTGCGCAGGCCGGGCACGGTCGGGCCCGCGCTGCTGGGCAATATCCACATCAAGGACGAAGCGGGCCAGCAGGTTCCGGTGGGGCAGCAGGGCCGCATCTGGTTCTCGGGCGCGCCGCGCTTTGCCTACCACAACGATCCGCAGAAAACCGCCGACGCCTACGATGCACAGGGCTGCGCGACCTTCGGCGATATCGGCCACGTCGATGAAGACGGCTATCTCTATCTCTCCGGGCGCCGCACTGACCTGATCCTGTCCGGCGGCGTCAACATCTACCCGCAGGAAATCGAAAACCTGCTTGCCACCTATCCCGGCGTGGCGGATGTCGCGGTCATCGGCGTGCCGCATCCGGAGTTCGGCGAAGCAGTCAAGGCGGTGGTCGAACTGCAGCCAGCACAGCAGCCCACGCCGGAGCTGGCCGCGGCGATCCTTGACTTCTGCCGCCAGCACATCTCGCACGTGAAATGCCCGCGCAGCGTGGATTTCGTCACGGCGCTGCCGCGGCTTGAGAACGGAAAGCTCTACAAGCGGCTGCTCATCAACCAGTACGCAGCTGCTGCCGCAAGCTCGGCAGCGGCAGCCAGCTGA
- a CDS encoding hypothetical protein (K00249: ACADM, acd; acyl-CoA dehydrogenase [EC:1.3.8.7]), whose amino-acid sequence MRTALREDHEQFRDQVRKFVQREIAPHHHEWEKVGCVPRETWLKAGREGLLLCAIPEQYGGGGGDFGHSIVVIEELMRVLATGPGFPLHSDIVAPYILAYGTEAQKESWLPPMARGEKIGAIAMTEPGIGSDLKSLRTTARRDGDSYVINGQKTFITNGANSDLVIVACKTDPAAGTRGISLIVVEAGTPGFTKGPLLEKIGLKAQDTAELFFDEVRVPAANLLGEEGKGFGYLMHQLAQERLMVSVRSPVVMETMLDETIAYTKSRKAFGQPVFDLQNTRFKLAEIKAKTVACRVFIDHCIALHFEKKLTSEMAAMAKLYSTEAQGQAVDELLQLHGGYGFMREYGIARAFVDSRVQRIYGGTSEIMKEIIGRSL is encoded by the coding sequence ATGCGAACAGCCCTCCGTGAAGATCACGAACAGTTCCGCGACCAGGTTCGCAAATTCGTCCAGCGCGAAATCGCACCCCACCACCACGAATGGGAAAAGGTCGGCTGCGTGCCCCGCGAGACCTGGCTCAAGGCTGGCCGCGAAGGCCTGCTGCTGTGCGCCATCCCGGAGCAGTACGGTGGCGGTGGCGGCGACTTCGGGCATTCCATTGTCGTTATCGAAGAACTGATGCGCGTGCTGGCCACCGGCCCGGGCTTTCCGCTGCACTCCGACATTGTGGCGCCGTACATCCTCGCTTACGGCACTGAGGCGCAGAAGGAGAGCTGGCTGCCGCCGATGGCCCGCGGCGAGAAGATCGGCGCGATCGCCATGACCGAGCCCGGCATCGGCAGCGACCTGAAATCGCTGCGCACCACCGCGCGGCGCGACGGCGACAGCTACGTCATCAACGGACAGAAGACCTTTATCACCAACGGCGCCAATTCGGACCTGGTGATCGTGGCGTGCAAGACTGATCCCGCCGCCGGCACGCGCGGCATCAGCCTTATCGTGGTGGAAGCCGGCACGCCCGGCTTCACCAAGGGCCCGCTGCTGGAGAAGATCGGCCTGAAGGCGCAGGACACGGCCGAGTTGTTCTTTGACGAGGTCCGCGTACCTGCCGCCAACCTGCTGGGCGAGGAAGGCAAGGGCTTCGGCTACCTGATGCATCAACTCGCGCAGGAGCGGTTGATGGTCTCGGTGCGCAGCCCGGTGGTAATGGAAACCATGCTGGACGAGACCATTGCCTACACCAAGAGCCGCAAGGCCTTCGGCCAGCCGGTGTTCGACCTGCAGAACACGCGCTTCAAGCTGGCAGAAATCAAGGCGAAGACCGTCGCCTGCCGCGTCTTCATCGATCACTGCATCGCGCTGCATTTCGAGAAGAAGCTCACCAGCGAAATGGCGGCCATGGCCAAGCTCTATTCCACGGAAGCGCAGGGGCAGGCAGTCGACGAACTGCTGCAGCTGCATGGCGGCTACGGTTTCATGCGCGAGTATGGCATCGCACGGGCATTCGTGGACAGCCGCGTGCAGCGGATCTATGGCGGCACGTCGGAGATCATGAAGGAGATCATCGGCCGCAGCCTGTGA